One window from the genome of Eucalyptus grandis isolate ANBG69807.140 chromosome 7, ASM1654582v1, whole genome shotgun sequence encodes:
- the LOC120296095 gene encoding uncharacterized protein LOC120296095, whose translation MVNTIKLYQPLLRATMKLAGVRPQKIEIEPGIIMNFWAPTQSQNNNKNAVVFLHGFVGDGMMTWQLQVLALARKYAVYVPDLLFFGSSATSDSRRTVDFQAECVAKGLLALGLQRCTVVGFSYGGMVAFKMAESQPELVESVVATCSIPAMTESISKECLEKLGFPTWSELLLPNSVSGVKKVVGSHRLPRIPNPLFKDSLEV comes from the coding sequence atggtgaaCACAATCAAGCTGTACCAGCCCTTGTTGCGAGCGACAATGAAGCTCGCCGGCGTGAGACCTCAAAAGATTGAGATCGAACCCGGAATTATCATGAACTTCTGGGCTCCAACCCAAAGtcaaaacaacaacaagaacGCTGTCGTCTTCCTTCATGGCTTCGTCGGTGACGGCATGATGACATGGCAGTTGCAGGTCCTCGCGCTCGCGAGGAAGTACGCCGTGTATGTGCCAGACCTTCTCTTCTTTGGCAGCTCTGCCACAAGTGACAGCCGCCGGACGGTGGACTTCCAGGCGGAGTGCGTGGCGAAGGGGCTGCTGGCACTTGGGTTGCAGCGGTGCACGGTGGTGGGGTTCAGCTATGGTGGGATGGTGGCGTTCAAGATGGCCGAGTCGCAGCCCGAGCTGGTGGAGTCGGTGGTGGCAACGTGCTCCATACCGGCAATGACCGAGTCGATAAGCAAGGAGTGCTTGGAAAAATTGGGGTTTCCGACATGGTCAGAGCTTTTGTTGCCAAATTCCGTAAGTGGGGTGAAGAAGGTCGTTGGGAGCCACAGGTTGCCTAGAATCCCTAATCCTCTTTTCAAGGACAGTTTAGAGGTATGA